The following nucleotide sequence is from Salvia splendens isolate huo1 chromosome 2, SspV2, whole genome shotgun sequence.
gtatagtggacgtaagggtcgaatcccacagagatgaatgcgctttgggaattgcggtgatattctggaaaggttggttagctaccacgctttgggttgagactttatataggctggaatttaaggtggtattctactgactaggaggtgggaaaggtgttggacaggcggctgtgtacgtggaaagtgggaaacatggttttcaggaagtatatggaaagtactagtttactataaaaggttaaacagaatatcagaggaaaaagaggtagttaggtgactaggcctacagatctgaaaagtaacagctgaaaagtaaggatagttaaaaagcaaaagtggtcccaaagttggatggagatgttatcttctacaacatgaatcaaatcaaatcagcgaatccagaattatcaccatagaaacacagattaacgaCTTCATGagcacagatctacaattaaaacctcAAATTGAAAGATCGAACACAGGAACTGCAATTAcacttactgggtgacatgcaaggtggcagaaatcacgtaaactgggctttcacacttaaccatttcagatctaaaatctaacagctatctagacttgcaaactcagagagattaactacGGAAATGaaaaacatgcgattcaacactggaAATACTGTAACgattagatctaagctatctaggcagaaagaacgAAATCAGACAAAAACCAATGCACAAAATaacttcatatcatagaaaCGTTGGATCACAACAAAGACTTCAAggtaagcaaatattgaaagtaCGACAAATCTAACGTGAGAAAAAAAAacgcgattaactaagaaagcaaataaagattgttttgccactccgggcgatgaaactatTAAAACTACGAGACACGCTGGCTGGAACGAGATGATGGGGAACTCtggcgaactgatgatcttcaggtgaccatggctgtcggcgaggaacgagaatgcgaaagataatgctgaaggattgatctaccgaagagagattgctaactaagcgtaggagttaactaactaattgatgatgattctctctccaagtggcttccttttatagggaggcctcccttatgtttagggtagacttcaaacatgaaatgactcttttgcccccttgcttgcagctgatcttcccagctatccttcttctccatctcgagcctttttggcatgcatactggtcaggatagcaacatcctgacgccctttttaCCTGAATTCTccgaacattcccatactggctagaacatttccctgcacactttagcaactgttttgcagaatatattctaattatgcacattatactgaccagtaaccaaggctcagaatacgacttatcagagCGCCTTGGCTAACGGAGTCTTCATCCACCTGCTTTGGCAGTATTTATCAGGTATTTTCTTCAATTCATTGTTCCTGaacagaaaaaaaatatgactgCACAAATATCCATGCCGACCGAAGAGTTTGCATTCGCAAGAGTATGAATCATCACTCCTATCATGTGTCACCAAATATGATTTGCGATTGCTATCCCCAAGCTTATATATGTCAACAAATTCAGTCGATGAAAAACCTAGGACGCGACATCTATCATTACCCTCAACGATTTCTTCTCGTATTCTCTTGAACATCGTATCAGTGTATAGCGTCGAAGCATGTTTCTCGAACGGCAGCGTAGTGGCCATAATGGTCAAAACAGTGGCATCGTGGTAGTTTAAAACTGCCCTATTGTTTCGCTGGAATTCAACAGCATGGTTGAAATTCAAGTAGAACTCGGCTATGTTCGCACGGGGCTTCAAAAATCTTTTGTAGAAACTGTTCTCCGATTCTGAAATGGACGTAGTCCTAATCATCGAACCTAGAGGAAAATCTCTAAAATACGCCGGTATCTAGAAATGCCTATATTCGTACAATGTGTTGAATCAGTCAAAGTCTCCCAACCCATGCCTTGCCACAACTCTGTTCCACTCCTCTTCAAATTCATCGGGCTCAAGAAGATCCGACCAAACGCATGCATTGAATTCCTTCTTGAAATCATCATCCCTCAGCAACCTATTTGGAACCTTGGTAGCCAACTTATGCATTATATGCCACATACACCATCGGTGTCGCGTGCCAACCAGAACCTCTTCAATGGCTGATCTCATTCCCAAGTCTTGACCTGTCACGATCATCTTCAGTGCTATTCTCATGCATTCAACGAAATGTCTAAACAACCAGCCAAATGCCCGTGTTTTCTCATTGCATACCAAGCCAGGCGCAAAGGTTACAGGTCTTCCATGATTGTCCTTTCCCGTGAAAGGAGTGAATATCATGCAATACCTTCATACACAATCGTTTTCGTGTTATTAAATTAATCACAGGAAAAATAATGATTCTTTAACAGTGTAGTAATGTATAAAAAAATCCTTATAATGCACATAATATTATTAACAGTTAAATAATAATGAAATCTGAATAATGCAGCTATTAGCGTATTATAATGAATACAAACGTAATTATAGTGCACATACTAATGCAGAAACATATGTACCTATTTGTGTTATACGTGGAGTCAAAGGCTACAACGTCACCAAACATGTGGTAATTCCTCTTCATCAAGCCATCACACCAAAACAGAGCAACCAACTGGTTGTTTTCGTTAACCTCGTAATGATATGTGTACGACTCGGACATTTCCTTCTTTTTAGCCATGTCGTCCAACACCATTTGCACATCGAATCCATGTGCATATGCTTTGATGTAGCGTGAAGCATTCCTGATGTTACCAACCGTACAACCGATGAGGTCAAACCCACCGAGAGTTTCTTTCAACACCTTAAATGTAAGTGTGGGGCCAATATTCACTTTTGAACAATCTAGTATGAATTTCTGATGAACGTCATCCAAATGACGGTTAACAGACATAAACTGCTGATGCTCTGACTCAACCATATCATGGTTATGAACCTCGTTGAAATCCTGTACTATATAACCTGCATGTCCTTTATCAGAGAAATACTTGAATGATATACTCGCTTTACAACCACATCTCTTGGATAAACGTCGGCGCTTCATTGAGAAACCGGAACGTGCATTCAATTGGTCATCCTCGTTGGACTTCTTCTGGCCTTCCATGTTGCATACGACATAATACCACGTTGTAACATCGTCCACCTTCCTCACCCCTTGTTTGCGCGTATCAAAACCAACGGCCCGGGCATACACATCATAAAACGCGAGTGCAAAATCTAATGATTGGAACTTCTGACCAACAACTGGCTTTAATTCCTCAGAACTGGCAGGCACAACGCTTACTGTTTATATAAACGAAAACGTACAAGTTAAGCTAAATATGCATTATATGaaatatactatacattacCGACCATAAAGAGTGCATTATATAATCATACTTGTACATTACATGTATAATTTTCTCTAACTACCAAGTCAATATTAAACCAAACACTATAGGGATGGCTCTAATTCGCGGACATACATACATGTTTTGAATCTCACAGTATACAACACTCCTAGCCCCAGAAATCGGCAATCCTGTGGGAATGAATGAACCCCTATGTCACATGAAATAACAAACCTATGAGTATGAATGCACCGTAGCCACCACATAACCATCAAACGTCAATCATGTTTCGATAAAACAGAAAAGAGGCACACCAACATGAAACACGAATTTCCTGATGTAAACAGTTTAAGTTATGCAACTGATTTACCAAAAAAATTTGAAACAATCCAAATCAATAAACATGGGCGTAAATCAGtggattaccttcttccattgataaTCGAACTATGGTGGAAAATCGGTATGAGTTCGATTTAGATTCGATAAAGCTGTGAAACATGAATTTATCGCCGTGTTCTTGAATGTTGATAAAACGCAGACTGAAGGAGAAAGAATGGAACGAAATCTGCACAAATCTTGATGA
It contains:
- the LOC121776951 gene encoding protein FAR1-RELATED SEQUENCE 5-like, with the translated sequence MEEVSVVPASSEELKPVVGQKFQSLDFALAFYDVYARAVGFDTRKQGVRKVDDVTTWYYVVCNMEGQKKSNEDDQLNARSGFSMKRRRLSKRCGCKASISFKYFSDKGHAGYIVQDFNEVHNHDMVESEHQQFMSVNRHLDDVHQKFILDCSKVNIGPTLTFKVLKETLGGFDLIGCTVGNIRNASRYIKAYAHGFDVQMVLDDMAKKKEMSESYTYHYEVNENNQLVALFWCDGLMKRNYHMFGDVVAFDSTYNTNRYCMIFTPFTGKDNHGRPVTFAPGLVCNEKTRAFGWLFRHFVECMRIALKMIVTGQDLGMRSAIEEVLVGTRHRWCMWHIMHKLATKVPNRLLRDDDFKKEFNACVWSDLLEPDEFEEEWNRVVARHGLGDFD